From Campylobacter upsaliensis, the proteins below share one genomic window:
- a CDS encoding UDP-2,3-diacylglucosamine diphosphatase — protein sequence MLTLKEGAFFIADAHENEDRRGFWDFLQALERGEIHTPQLFLMGDIFDLLVWEVSASHSFAMPYIVLLEKLCEKMEIYYLEGNHDFNLSRFFQKVRVIPLQNQPLILHTSKGKNEKFFLAHGDIFLNPFLQFLLKSLRNRFLLRFLNVLNFLTFSSISKQILARQKRKNLFYKIENFKNLAYKRYEKYQAKGAWVIEGHYHQNLFLKEERVKYFNLPSFAYKRSFFVVKFSPEVKFEKQ from the coding sequence ATGCTTACACTTAAAGAGGGGGCATTTTTTATAGCCGATGCGCACGAAAATGAGGACAGGAGGGGTTTTTGGGATTTTTTACAAGCCTTAGAAAGGGGCGAAATTCACACGCCCCAGCTTTTTTTAATGGGGGATATTTTTGATCTTTTGGTTTGGGAAGTAAGTGCTAGCCATTCCTTTGCTATGCCCTATATCGTTTTGCTTGAAAAATTATGCGAAAAAATGGAAATTTATTATTTAGAGGGCAATCACGATTTTAATTTAAGTCGTTTTTTTCAAAAAGTGCGTGTGATACCCCTGCAAAATCAACCTTTAATTTTGCATACAAGTAAAGGTAAAAATGAGAAATTTTTTTTAGCGCACGGCGATATTTTTTTAAATCCTTTTTTACAATTTTTACTTAAAAGCTTGAGAAATAGATTTTTACTTCGCTTTTTAAATGTGCTAAATTTCTTAACTTTTTCTAGTATAAGTAAGCAAATTTTGGCAAGACAAAAGAGAAAAAATCTTTTTTATAAAATTGAAAATTTCAAAAATTTAGCCTATAAAAGATATGAGAAATATCAAGCTAAAGGCGCTTGGGTGATAGAGGGGCATTATCATCAAAATTTGTTTTTGAAGGAGGAGAGAGTGAAATATTTTAATTTGCCAAGTTTTGCATATAAGAGAAGTTTTTTTGTAGTAAAATTTTCGCCAGAAGTCAAATTCGAAAAACAATAA
- a CDS encoding chemotaxis protein → MFDENIVKTGSNEMELVDFRIFKQGHEKIYEGIYGVNVSKVKEIIKIPNLTELPGVPDYIEGIFDLRGVVIPVVNLAKWMQIVEPESALLKPRVIITEFSNILIGFIVHEAKRIRRINWKDIEPASFSSGSGALDKGKITGVTRIENDEVLLILDLESVVEDLGIYAPKTELEIGEAEKFSGIALILDDSMTARRRVKDMMQQMGFTVIEAKDGVEGLNKLEEIAQVYGDNLADHLKIIVSDVEMPQMDGFRFAARVKEDERFGKIPLIFNSSLSNEFMNEKGVKEAGGEGYLVKFNASDFFSEVTRVLKKAQGEE, encoded by the coding sequence ATGTTTGATGAAAATATTGTGAAAACAGGCTCAAATGAAATGGAGCTTGTCGATTTCCGTATCTTCAAGCAAGGACACGAGAAAATTTATGAGGGAATTTATGGCGTCAATGTTTCTAAGGTTAAGGAAATTATCAAAATCCCTAACCTTACAGAATTGCCCGGCGTTCCTGATTATATTGAGGGGATTTTCGACCTTCGTGGTGTGGTGATTCCTGTGGTTAATCTTGCTAAATGGATGCAAATTGTTGAGCCAGAAAGTGCTTTGTTAAAGCCTAGGGTTATTATTACGGAGTTTTCTAATATACTTATTGGATTTATAGTTCATGAAGCTAAAAGAATTCGTCGTATTAATTGGAAAGATATAGAGCCAGCAAGTTTTTCCTCGGGTTCTGGAGCTTTGGATAAGGGAAAAATTACGGGTGTTACGCGCATAGAAAATGATGAAGTTTTATTAATACTTGACCTTGAAAGCGTGGTTGAGGATTTGGGAATTTATGCACCTAAGACTGAGCTTGAGATAGGAGAGGCGGAGAAATTTAGCGGAATTGCACTTATTTTAGATGATAGTATGACAGCTAGAAGGCGTGTAAAAGATATGATGCAACAAATGGGCTTTACTGTGATTGAGGCAAAAGACGGCGTTGAAGGACTTAATAAACTTGAAGAAATTGCTCAAGTTTATGGAGATAATTTAGCTGACCATCTTAAAATCATCGTTAGCGATGTTGAAATGCCACAAATGGACGGCTTCCGTTTTGCCGCACGCGTAAAAGAAGATGAGAGATTTGGAAAAATTCCATTGATATTTAACTCTTCTTTATCTAATGAATTTATGAACGAAAAAGGCGTAAAAGAAGCCGGCGGAGAGGGTTATTTGGTGAAATTTAATGCAAGTGATTTCTTCTCTGAGGTAACACGCGTTTTGAAGAAAGCACAAGGAGAGGAGTAA
- a CDS encoding hybrid sensor histidine kinase/response regulator, whose translation MEDMQEILEDFLVEAFELVEQIDHDLVELESNPEDLELLNRIFRVAHTIKGSSSFLNFDVLTKLTHHMEDVLNKARHGELKITPDIMDVVLESIDRMKTLLNSIRDNGNDSAIGMDIEPICARLTAISEGDVSAVASASEEPKVEPKEEVVPATPEPSVEPDVDVNQLSDSEVEAEIERLLKVRKAEDQARRAQKKKSAAPTTSKPATETGGEKKVPASGGGSGGMDQTIRVEVKRLDHLMNLIGELVLGKNRLLKIYDDVEERYEGEKFLEELNQVVSQLSIITTDVQLAVMKTRMQPIAKVFNKFPRVVRDLSRELGKQIELEITGEETELDKSIVEEIGDPIMHMIRNSCDHGVEDPATRKANGKPERGVVQLKAYNEGNHIVIEITDDGKGLDAAGLKMKALEKNLITEKEAEQMTDKEAFALIFKPGFSTAAKVTNVSGRGVGMDVVKTNIEKLNGVIEIDSELGKGSTFKLKIPLTLAIIQSLLVGTQEEFYAIPLASVLETVRVPIDNIYTIEGKNVLRLREEVLSLVRLSDVFGVKQVLESGDQTYVVIIGVAESKLGIIVDTLVGQEEIVIKSMGDYLQNIQGIAGATIRGDGRVTLIIDVGAMMDMAKEIKVDIKAQLESSVKKPKEQPSDYKVLIVDDSKMDRTLMQKALEPLGISLLEATNGVEALNIVKSGEHEIDAMLIDIEMPRMDGYTLAGEIRKYSKYRQLPLIAVTSRTSKTDRLRGVEVGMTEYITKPYSPEYLENVVRKNLKLG comes from the coding sequence ATGGAAGATATGCAAGAAATACTTGAAGACTTTTTAGTTGAGGCTTTTGAGCTTGTCGAGCAAATCGACCATGATTTAGTAGAGCTTGAGTCAAATCCTGAAGATTTGGAATTACTTAATAGAATTTTTCGCGTTGCTCATACCATAAAAGGCTCATCAAGCTTTTTAAATTTTGATGTTTTGACAAAATTAACACATCATATGGAAGATGTGTTAAATAAGGCAAGACACGGTGAGCTTAAGATCACCCCTGATATTATGGATGTGGTTTTGGAGTCTATCGATAGAATGAAAACTTTGTTAAATTCCATTCGTGATAATGGCAATGATTCTGCCATAGGTATGGATATAGAACCTATTTGTGCTAGACTTACAGCTATTTCGGAGGGCGATGTTTCAGCAGTTGCGTCTGCAAGCGAAGAGCCTAAAGTGGAACCTAAGGAGGAAGTCGTCCCAGCTACACCTGAGCCAAGTGTTGAGCCTGATGTTGATGTGAATCAGCTTAGCGATTCTGAAGTTGAAGCGGAGATTGAAAGATTGCTTAAAGTGCGTAAGGCGGAAGATCAAGCAAGACGCGCTCAAAAAAAGAAAAGTGCAGCTCCAACTACATCTAAACCTGCAACTGAAACAGGCGGAGAAAAGAAGGTCCCAGCTTCAGGTGGAGGCAGTGGAGGTATGGACCAAACTATACGCGTTGAGGTTAAGAGACTTGATCATTTGATGAATTTAATTGGTGAGCTTGTTTTGGGTAAAAACCGCTTGTTAAAAATTTATGATGATGTTGAAGAGCGTTATGAGGGTGAAAAATTCCTTGAGGAATTAAATCAGGTCGTTTCTCAACTGAGCATTATTACAACTGATGTGCAACTTGCTGTGATGAAAACAAGAATGCAGCCTATTGCTAAAGTTTTCAATAAATTCCCGCGTGTTGTTAGGGATCTAAGTCGTGAGCTTGGAAAACAAATTGAGCTTGAGATTACAGGCGAGGAAACTGAACTTGATAAATCCATAGTTGAAGAAATAGGCGATCCTATTATGCATATGATTAGGAATTCGTGCGACCACGGCGTTGAAGATCCTGCTACGCGTAAGGCAAATGGTAAGCCAGAAAGAGGTGTGGTTCAACTTAAAGCGTATAATGAGGGTAATCATATCGTTATTGAAATTACCGATGATGGTAAAGGTCTTGATGCTGCTGGACTTAAAATGAAGGCTTTGGAGAAAAATCTCATTACAGAAAAAGAAGCCGAGCAAATGACAGATAAAGAAGCTTTTGCTTTGATTTTCAAGCCGGGCTTTTCAACTGCTGCTAAGGTTACAAATGTATCAGGTCGTGGCGTGGGTATGGATGTCGTTAAGACTAACATAGAAAAACTCAATGGTGTAATAGAGATAGATAGCGAACTTGGAAAAGGAAGCACTTTTAAGCTTAAAATTCCGCTTACCTTAGCGATTATCCAGTCTTTACTTGTGGGAACACAAGAAGAATTTTACGCTATCCCACTTGCTTCGGTGCTCGAAACGGTGAGAGTGCCTATTGATAATATTTACACGATAGAGGGTAAAAATGTCTTGCGTTTGCGTGAAGAAGTGCTTTCTTTAGTGAGGCTTTCGGATGTCTTTGGCGTTAAGCAAGTGCTTGAAAGTGGGGACCAGACTTATGTTGTTATTATAGGTGTGGCTGAATCTAAGCTCGGCATCATCGTGGATACTCTTGTAGGACAAGAGGAGATAGTTATCAAATCTATGGGCGATTACTTGCAAAACATACAAGGTATAGCGGGTGCAACCATAAGGGGCGATGGTAGGGTAACACTTATCATCGATGTGGGTGCTATGATGGATATGGCGAAAGAAATTAAAGTCGATATTAAAGCCCAGCTTGAATCAAGCGTTAAAAAGCCTAAGGAGCAACCAAGCGATTATAAGGTTTTAATCGTTGATGATTCTAAAATGGATAGAACTTTAATGCAAAAAGCCCTTGAGCCACTAGGCATAAGCTTACTTGAAGCAACTAATGGGGTGGAAGCACTTAATATTGTAAAATCGGGCGAACACGAGATTGACGCTATGTTAATTGACATTGAGATGCCAAGAATGGATGGTTATACTTTAGCAGGTGAGATTCGTAAATATTCTAAATACCGCCAACTTCCTCTTATAGCCGTCACTTCAAGGACAAGTAAGACGGACCGCTTAAGAGGCGTGGAAGTCGGTATGACTGAGTATATTACTAAGCCTTATTCTCCTGAATATTTGGAAAATGTGGTGCGTAAAAATTTGAAACTAGGATAA
- a CDS encoding chemotaxis protein CheW, translated as MSNEKLNQVLQRQQSQMVDRDEIRKEDDIIQLVGFVVGDEEYAIPILNIQEIIKPIEFTRVPSVPDYVLGVFNMRGNVMPLIDLAQRFNLGSSKMTPQTRYIVLRGDINGSGVSSNAGFVIDRLTEAIKIHRNKIDPPPETLAKEKGMIYGIGKRDENILTILKVEALLKREF; from the coding sequence ATGAGTAATGAAAAATTAAATCAGGTCTTACAAAGACAACAATCTCAAATGGTAGATCGCGATGAAATTAGGAAAGAAGATGACATTATCCAGCTTGTTGGTTTCGTGGTTGGAGATGAGGAATATGCTATTCCCATTTTAAATATCCAAGAAATTATTAAGCCTATAGAATTTACTAGGGTGCCTAGTGTGCCTGATTATGTTTTGGGTGTATTTAATATGAGGGGTAATGTAATGCCACTTATCGACCTTGCCCAGCGTTTTAATTTGGGGAGTTCTAAAATGACCCCACAAACGCGTTATATCGTGCTTCGTGGTGATATAAATGGCAGTGGGGTTAGTAGTAATGCTGGCTTTGTTATTGATAGACTTACAGAAGCGATTAAAATTCATAGAAATAAAATCGATCCACCACCTGAAACTTTAGCTAAGGAAAAGGGTATGATCTATGGTATAGGAAAGAGAGATGAAAATATCCTTACGATTTTAAAGGTTGAAGCCCTATTAAAGCGTGAATTTTAA
- the serB gene encoding phosphoserine phosphatase SerB, with product MIKLCVFDFDSTLMDGETIDILANAYGVGDEVKIITQKAMNGELDFFESLHQRVALLKGMSCDDVLRVSQNLPLMKGSFELIEFLNSKNIICVVFSGGFHEGVDYAMEKLNFKLGFANYLHHKNGKLTGLVGGEMMFSNSKGLMLERLKQFLNLSQEEVMCVGDGANDLAMFEHSGFKIAFCAKEILRANASVCIDVKDLREIIKVM from the coding sequence ATGATAAAACTTTGTGTTTTTGATTTTGATTCCACTTTGATGGATGGAGAAACCATAGATATTTTAGCAAATGCTTATGGCGTGGGTGATGAGGTAAAGATCATCACCCAAAAAGCTATGAACGGAGAGCTTGATTTTTTCGAAAGTTTGCATCAAAGAGTGGCTTTGCTTAAGGGTATGTCTTGCGATGATGTTTTAAGAGTTAGTCAAAATTTACCTTTAATGAAAGGCAGTTTTGAATTGATTGAATTTTTAAATTCTAAAAATATTATTTGTGTAGTTTTTAGCGGAGGCTTTCACGAGGGGGTAGATTATGCTATGGAAAAGCTTAATTTTAAACTCGGCTTTGCAAATTATCTTCATCATAAAAATGGCAAACTCACAGGACTTGTGGGTGGAGAGATGATGTTTTCAAATTCCAAAGGTTTAATGCTAGAAAGACTTAAGCAATTTTTAAATTTAAGTCAAGAAGAAGTGATGTGCGTTGGAGATGGAGCAAATGACTTGGCGATGTTTGAGCATAGTGGCTTTAAAATCGCTTTTTGTGCTAAGGAAATTCTAAGGGCAAATGCTAGTGTGTGTATTGATGTGAAAGATTTGAGAGAAATTATAAAGGTAATGTGA
- a CDS encoding transaldolase → MKQFSLWCDFVEDNFLDNEFVELLHSKINGATSNPLILKNVILTPAYKNKIANLKGKKPKEIYENIAISDICKAADRLAYKFERGDDGFISLEIDPRIYDNASLSIGEAKRLHSAMGRQNIMMKIPATKASYEVMYELMKSGISVNATLVFSGEQNKKCFEALNEGLKAFRKMQIYSKAKEPQAVISVFVSRLDRILNERVNEPNQIGVLNAKLAYNYIMAQNEPNIRALFASTGVKGDDLAKDYYIRELYLDRALNTAPLDAIRAFNGECEFKQTLSDEELQKRLDKLVSKELLDETCSYLIDGALKNFCFEFDDLLAKLSN, encoded by the coding sequence ATGAAACAATTTTCTTTATGGTGTGATTTTGTTGAGGATAATTTTTTGGATAATGAATTTGTCGAGTTGTTGCACTCTAAAATTAATGGTGCGACTTCAAACCCTCTTATTTTAAAAAATGTGATTTTAACTCCAGCTTATAAAAATAAAATTGCAAATTTAAAAGGAAAAAAGCCTAAGGAAATTTATGAAAATATAGCAATAAGCGACATTTGTAAGGCGGCAGATAGACTTGCTTATAAATTTGAAAGAGGAGATGACGGCTTTATTAGCCTTGAGATCGATCCTAGAATTTACGATAATGCTAGTCTTAGCATAGGCGAAGCGAAAAGATTGCATAGTGCTATGGGGCGACAAAATATTATGATGAAAATTCCAGCCACTAAGGCTTCTTATGAGGTTATGTATGAATTGATGAAAAGTGGTATTAGTGTCAATGCAACTCTTGTTTTTTCTGGAGAACAAAATAAAAAATGTTTTGAAGCTTTAAATGAGGGCTTGAAAGCTTTTCGCAAGATGCAAATTTATTCTAAAGCGAAAGAGCCGCAAGCTGTGATTAGCGTTTTTGTCAGTCGTTTGGATAGAATTTTAAATGAAAGAGTAAATGAGCCAAATCAAATCGGCGTTTTAAATGCGAAATTAGCCTACAATTACATTATGGCACAAAATGAGCCAAATATCCGTGCCTTATTTGCCAGCACGGGTGTAAAAGGCGATGATTTGGCGAAAGATTATTATATTAGAGAGCTTTATTTAGATAGAGCCTTAAATACTGCTCCTTTGGATGCTATTAGGGCTTTTAATGGAGAGTGTGAATTTAAGCAAACTTTAAGCGATGAAGAGCTTCAAAAAAGACTTGACAAACTAGTCTCCAAAGAACTTTTAGATGAAACTTGCAGCTATTTAATTGACGGAGCTTTGAAGAATTTTTGTTTTGAATTTGATGATTTGTTGGCAAAATTATCAAATTAA
- a CDS encoding 50S ribosomal protein L25/general stress protein Ctc, with the protein MLEGIIRESIGRKAAKALKRDGYLIANIYGKGLENIHAAFKVNDFIKEVRKKTTLIFDVKVGAKTLSVVVVDYQKDPVTSDLKHVDLKVAQKGVVSKYMVPVKVVGTAIGLKNKGVLIQSKRRLKVKCAAENLPNFFELDVSKLDVGDALLVKDIVVPQGVSIIEADRVAVVGVEKAR; encoded by the coding sequence ATGTTAGAAGGTATTATTAGAGAGAGTATCGGTAGAAAAGCGGCTAAGGCTTTAAAAAGAGATGGTTATCTAATTGCAAACATCTATGGAAAGGGTTTGGAGAACATCCACGCAGCTTTTAAGGTGAATGATTTTATTAAAGAGGTGCGTAAAAAGACCACTCTTATTTTTGATGTTAAAGTTGGTGCTAAGACTTTGAGTGTTGTGGTGGTGGATTATCAAAAGGACCCTGTTACAAGTGATTTAAAACATGTGGATTTAAAGGTCGCACAAAAGGGTGTAGTTTCTAAATATATGGTGCCAGTGAAAGTTGTCGGCACTGCTATAGGTCTTAAAAATAAGGGCGTTTTAATCCAGTCTAAAAGACGCTTAAAGGTCAAATGTGCGGCTGAAAATTTACCAAATTTCTTTGAGCTTGATGTCAGTAAGCTTGATGTTGGCGATGCTTTGCTTGTTAAAGACATTGTTGTGCCACAGGGAGTGAGCATTATTGAAGCAGATAGGGTGGCGGTTGTCGGCGTAGAAAAAGCACGATGA
- the pth gene encoding aminoacyl-tRNA hydrolase codes for MTLVVGLGNIGREYENTRHNVGFMLIDMILSEENQAKILSHSKFKGELYKIDSSLLLKPHTYMNHSGISVKAVCDFYKCERLIVIHDDIDLNLGTLRFKKGGSSGGHNGLKSIDHLCGNNYERVRIGVGRSKDTISHVLGQFTSEESAVLDTILPRAKEALLELMQGDDLSKISSLYSFRT; via the coding sequence ATGACCTTAGTCGTAGGACTTGGAAATATAGGGCGAGAGTATGAAAATACCCGTCATAATGTAGGCTTTATGCTTATCGATATGATTTTGAGTGAGGAAAACCAAGCTAAGATTTTATCTCACTCGAAATTTAAGGGGGAGCTTTATAAGATAGACTCCTCCCTACTTCTTAAACCTCATACTTATATGAATCATTCTGGGATTAGCGTTAAGGCTGTTTGTGATTTTTACAAATGTGAGCGTTTGATTGTCATTCACGATGATATAGACTTAAATTTGGGAACTTTGCGTTTTAAAAAAGGAGGTTCTAGTGGCGGACATAATGGACTTAAAAGCATAGATCATTTGTGTGGAAATAATTATGAAAGAGTGCGTATAGGTGTAGGAAGAAGTAAAGATACTATATCGCATGTTTTAGGTCAATTTACAAGCGAGGAGAGTGCGGTTTTAGATACGATTTTACCAAGGGCTAAGGAGGCTTTGCTTGAGCTTATGCAAGGCGATGATTTGTCAAAAATTTCTTCACTTTATAGCTTTAGGACTTGA
- a CDS encoding LptF/LptG family permease, with the protein MSIFFHFISSIYLKNFFILFFALIGFYCGIDLLLNFKDLPASANLILLYILFVGFSAVTYILPISLIFALVLSFLTMIRNNEFVSLYALGLSKNRVIIYPFLWALLFCFIYVGLNFTSFAYANEYKRSILKNGVLNKKSSDIFLKFNEEFVYVKSLDEGLAKELKIFSLKDGNLSHLIQAKRALFNENSWLLEEGNITYIPKEFALGENGYKSENFANLETLEGFKPKLAKSVASGKEYSIYDAYQSLILFDSQGLNTRNVKIALYKLIFAPFFAPFLMLIMYYYFPVIARFFNLAFVAFVAFVVTLVVWGGLFVFLRLSENGVISGEFGIILPNLLLAFFALFISYKKC; encoded by the coding sequence ATGAGCATATTTTTTCATTTTATTTCTTCCATTTATCTTAAAAATTTTTTCATTTTATTTTTTGCCTTGATTGGATTTTATTGCGGTATAGATTTGCTTTTAAATTTTAAAGATTTACCCGCATCTGCAAATTTAATTTTACTTTATATTTTATTTGTTGGTTTTAGTGCTGTTACTTATATTTTACCCATTTCTTTGATATTTGCACTCGTTTTATCTTTTTTAACTATGATAAGAAATAATGAATTTGTTAGCCTCTATGCTTTAGGACTTAGTAAAAATAGGGTTATTATTTATCCTTTTTTGTGGGCTTTATTATTTTGCTTTATTTATGTTGGACTGAATTTTACATCTTTTGCGTATGCAAATGAATATAAAAGAAGCATACTTAAAAATGGTGTTTTAAACAAAAAAAGTAGTGATATTTTTTTGAAATTTAATGAAGAATTTGTTTATGTCAAAAGCTTAGATGAAGGGTTGGCTAAGGAGCTTAAAATTTTTTCTTTAAAAGATGGAAATTTGAGCCATTTGATTCAAGCAAAGCGTGCTTTATTTAATGAAAATTCTTGGCTTTTAGAGGAGGGAAATATCACTTACATACCGAAAGAATTTGCTTTAGGGGAAAATGGCTATAAGAGTGAGAATTTTGCTAATTTAGAGACACTGGAGGGTTTTAAGCCAAAGCTTGCTAAAAGTGTGGCAAGTGGCAAGGAATATTCCATATATGATGCTTATCAAAGTTTGATTTTGTTTGACTCTCAAGGGCTTAATACAAGAAATGTAAAAATCGCTCTATACAAGCTCATTTTTGCACCCTTTTTTGCACCCTTTTTGATGCTTATAATGTATTATTATTTTCCAGTGATTGCGCGTTTTTTTAATTTAGCCTTTGTAGCCTTTGTAGCCTTTGTAGTTACTTTGGTGGTTTGGGGAGGATTATTTGTATTTTTAAGACTGAGTGAAAATGGCGTTATAAGTGGAGAATTTGGCATTATTTTACCGAATTTACTTTTGGCTTTTTTTGCCTTATTTATATCATATAAAAAGTGTTAA
- the lysA gene encoding diaminopimelate decarboxylase: protein MDYIKLKEEFKTPFYLYDFDLIKSRFLQLKNAFKARKSQIFYAMKANSNLSLLQMLTRLDSGFDCVSIGEVKRALRVGVKPYKIIFSGVGKSEEELEQALKFDILYINLESEEEMLLLENVAKRLDLKARISIRVNPNVDAKTHPYISTGLNENKFGVELEVARKMYLYAAKSEFLEPVGVHFHIGSQLLDISPIHDAALIVAKLLRELKALKIELKFFDVGGGLGVGYEGEEEPCLYHYAQGILANLSGLDVTIGLEPGRFLVAQSGVLVCSVLYEKITPKKRFMIVDAAMNDLIRPSLYDAYHEIVLPYTKGEVSPCDVVGGICESGDFFAKDRRLAKSKSGDIVLIKEAGAYGFSMSSNYNTRPRICELALENGAVKMVRKREKFEDLIALEEEFLENL, encoded by the coding sequence GTGGATTATATAAAATTAAAAGAAGAATTTAAAACCCCTTTTTATCTTTATGATTTTGATTTGATAAAAAGTCGTTTTTTGCAGCTTAAAAACGCCTTTAAGGCAAGGAAATCTCAAATTTTTTATGCTATGAAGGCAAATTCAAATTTAAGCTTATTGCAAATGTTAACAAGACTTGATAGTGGCTTTGATTGTGTTAGCATAGGTGAGGTTAAAAGAGCGTTGAGGGTAGGAGTAAAACCCTATAAAATCATATTTAGTGGAGTTGGAAAAAGCGAAGAAGAGCTAGAGCAGGCTTTAAAATTTGATATTTTGTATATTAATTTAGAAAGTGAAGAAGAAATGCTACTTTTAGAAAATGTAGCGAAAAGACTTGATTTAAAGGCTAGAATTTCCATAAGAGTCAATCCTAATGTCGATGCCAAAACGCATCCTTACATCTCCACAGGGCTTAATGAAAATAAATTTGGTGTAGAGCTTGAAGTGGCGAGAAAGATGTATTTATATGCTGCAAAAAGCGAATTTTTAGAGCCTGTGGGGGTGCATTTTCATATAGGCTCACAATTACTTGACATTAGCCCTATCCACGATGCAGCTTTGATTGTGGCAAAATTATTAAGAGAACTGAAGGCTTTGAAAATCGAGCTTAAATTCTTTGATGTGGGTGGGGGATTAGGTGTAGGCTATGAGGGGGAAGAAGAGCCTTGTTTGTATCATTATGCACAAGGAATTTTGGCAAATTTGAGCGGACTTGATGTAACAATAGGCTTAGAGCCGGGACGCTTTTTGGTGGCACAAAGTGGAGTGCTTGTGTGTAGTGTTTTGTATGAAAAGATAACGCCTAAAAAACGCTTTATGATTGTTGATGCGGCGATGAACGATTTGATTCGCCCAAGTTTGTATGATGCTTACCACGAGATTGTTTTACCTTACACAAAAGGAGAGGTAAGCCCTTGTGATGTTGTTGGGGGAATTTGTGAAAGTGGGGATTTTTTTGCTAAAGATCGTAGGCTTGCAAAAAGTAAGAGCGGGGATATCGTTTTGATTAAAGAAGCTGGGGCGTATGGCTTTAGTATGAGTAGTAATTATAATACCCGTCCTAGAATTTGTGAGCTTGCTTTGGAAAATGGAGCTGTTAAAATGGTGCGTAAAAGAGAAAAATTTGAAGATTTAATTGCCTTAGAAGAAGAATTTTTAGAAAATTTATAG